The region GAAGGTTCCCCAAAGCACCATTCCGATAGCGCCGACGACGCGGTGACCGGGAGCGGCCAGAGCAGCGCCCAGTGCGATCTGCAGGAAGCCGGCGATGGTCAACGGCAGCCAGTGGAACTTCGAGAGCCAGACATGGACGGGGTCACGGGTAAGGTCGGGAGCGTAGCGGCCCAGCAGGGCTGTCTCCGAGTGCAGCGCGCGGCCGGAGATGATCCATCCGGCATGGGCCCACCAGGTGCCATCGTGAGGGGTGTGCGGGTCGCCTTCGTGGTCGGAGTTCTGGTGATGGACGCGATGGGTGGCAACCCAGAAGATCGGTCCGCCCTCAAGAGCCATCGTGCCGCAGGTGGTCAGGAAGTACTCCACCCACTTGGGAGTCTTGTAGCCGCGGTGCGTCAGCAGGCGATGGTAGGCCATGCCGATGCCGACGTTGATCGCGAAGAAATACATGATTGCCGCTACGGCGAGATTGGTCCACGAGAAGAAAAACAGCGCAGCGATAGCGCCGACGTGAAAGAGGGTCATCGCGATGGCGGTGATCCAGTTGATGCGGCCCTCCTGGTGCTCGCGGCCCATGCGAAGATCCTCGCGAACCTTGCGGGCGGTGCGCTCAGCAACAGAGACAGCAGCTTGCTGCTCCTGGGAGCTGGGGGCGGAGTTGGGGGCCTGGATGATCTCTTCCGTGGGAATCAGCGATGCACTCATAGGTCTGTTTTGCTTCCTTCCAGAACGTCTATTTCGAAGCTAACAGGATGTGGGAAGAGTCGTTGTAAGACTTTTGTAATGCCGCTCCTGAGCCCATTTACAGAAGAAATACGGCCCTCACTGCGTCTTCCTGAGAGGCAGGATCGCGACGTATCGGGTTTAAGAAAACCCTCATAAACCGTCAGGAATTGCTTGACGTATTCCTATATAGGAATATATCGTTCTGTTCATGGCACGAGCAGCAACCACCACCGATGTCTTCAATGCCATCGCCGAACCCCGCCGCCGCGAGATCATCGGCGTGCTCGTCGATGGCCAGGCACGCGCTGTCAGCGACGTCGTCCGGATTGTGCAGCTTCCGCAACCCACGGTATCGAAGCACCTCAGCGTATTGCGCAGGGTGGGCGTCGTCACGGTGGTCAAGCGGGGACAACACCGGATGTACCGGCTGAATGCGGCGGAGCTCAAGCCGGTTCACGACTGGGTAAAGACCTTTGAGAAGTACTGGACGCACCAGATCTCACGCATCAAGGAGCGGGCAGAGCACAAGGTCGCCGAGGCAATCGGACAGGCGCGAGGAACGATTCAGAACCCGGGTACGCACGAAAAGTAGCTTGAGCCTCGTGAGAGCGAAGCAATCTCTCGAATGGCTCTTCATTTTTGACCAAAAGGAGAAACGACGATGCCGGTAGCAGAACAACAGGCGATTCAGACACTGGAGATCTTGAAAGAAGAGGAGATTGCGGCTCCGATTGCCGTTGTCTTTGAGACGCTTCTGGAACAGCTGGGACCCTACAACGAGAGACCCGACAAGGTACCGCTTCCCATGAAGCTTGAGCCATGGCCCGGCGGTCGCTGGTTTCGCGATCTTGGCAACGACACCGGCCACTGGTGGGGAAACGTGCAGGCGATTAAGCCGCCTTCGCTGCTCGAGATCAGCGGCCCGCTCTTCATGTCGTACCCGGCCATCTCGAATGTGCAGTATCGGCTGAGTGAAGAGAAGGGAGTGACGAAGCTGAAGTTCGCACATCGCGCCTCTGGATGGATGCCTGCAGAGACGATAGAAGGGGTTCATCTGGGCTGGGAGAACATCATCGCCAAAGTGCGGGAGCGGGTGCATACCCGCCGGTAGAAACGCCTGCAAAACCAGGCACAGATCGGATTTGCAAAAGCTAGTCGCATAACCGGACAGGAGAAGGAATATGCAGAATGCGGTTGTCTCTCGAAGTGAATGGCTAAAGGTAAGAAAGGATTTTCTCGCGAAGGAAAAGTCGCTCACCAGGCAGAAAGACGCTTTGAATAAGGAGCGACTGTCTTTGCCCTGGGTGAAGGTCGATAAGGAGTATGTCTTCGAAGGTCCGCAGGGTAACAGGACGCTTGCAGATCTGTTCGGCTCCAAGGACCAGCTGCTGATCTATCACTTCATGTTTGGCCCGGAGTGGGAGCAGGGATGCCAATCCTGCTCGATGGCTGCCGATACCATGAATGCCAATCTCGTACACCTGAACGCTCGTGACATCGCGTTTGCAGCTGTCTCGCGGGCTCCTCTTGCGAAGATTGAGCCGTTCCGCAAGCGAATGGGTTGGAGCTTCCCCTGGTACTCAGCCTCCACGAACGAGTTCAATTACGACTTCGGTGTTTCGTTTACGGCAGATCAGATGGCCGGAAAAGGTTATTACAACTTCGGCACAGGAGAGCATCCCAGTGAGGAGGCTCCGGGCGTCAGTGCGTTCTACAGAAATGACGCGGGCGAAGTCTTTCATACCTATTCAAGCTATGCTCGCGGAGCGGAGGGACTGCTGGCGGTCTATACGCTCATCGATGTCACACCGAAGGGACGCGACGAGGACGCGCTTTCCTATCCGATGGCATGGGTTCGTCACCACGATCGATACGAAAAGCCCGTGGAACACTCCTGCTGCGGAGGGAACTGATGAGCACCCGAAGCTGCTGCGCCGTACCGGGGCGCAGCAGCTTTATCTCCAGCAGAGGCGGTCACGCCAGGGGTGCAGCCAGGGTGGGAACTCCTGCCGTGATCCTGCTTCTCCTGCCCAAGTGCCCGATGTGCGTGGCGGCTTATGTGGCGATGTTTACGGGGATTGGTTTAAGCATGGAAGCTGCGACATGGTTGCGGGAAACGGCGATCGCAGTCTGCGTGTTGGCAATCCTCGTGTCGATCATGCGGATGATACACCGGCATCCTGTATCGGGATCATCTTCGTCCCTTTGACTGCTGACACGAAGGCTTCCGATATGCTGTGGCCATTCCTATGTCGGCTATGTTGAAGCGAAAGATGACTTGTCTGTCTGCCCTGGTGTTCTTGTGTTTCAGTTGCAAAGGGGCAAAAGCGCAGGATGTCATGGTGACCTTCTACACGCATGGATCATTCTGGAAGACCAATTCCATCGGGAACAAACATGATTTCTATAGAGGAAATATCTTTGATGGAGCGCAACAATTATTTGCATTCGGGGACACCTTTTACGTCCAAAGCAATCGATATATCACTCTTCGTTTCGTTGCAGGACCCCATACGTTTGGGGCAAGTTCCGCGAAGCGACCCGAACTGAGGGAGACTCTGAATCTCGATCTCAAGGCGGGCGAGAGATACTTCGTTCGAGTGCAGGGAGAAACGCTCCTCTTTGGAGTCCAGCATGGAAGGCTTGATCTAATTCCTTGCGCCAAAGCTCAGGTAGAACTGGCCCATGCAAAACCTTTAAACGATCAAGCACTTTCAGAAGAAGTGCGTTCGAAGCAAGCGGCACTGGTCGTCGATGAGGCGGGTCCGCCTTCGTGCCAATAATCGACACGACTTCCTAGCTCAGGGCAGAGGGAATCTCATAAGCGGGTTGCAGGCGCAGCCAATTCGCCGGGCCAGTTTGTTTCGAGGCTCTTTCGGAGGTGTCATCCTGAGCGTAGCTGCTCGCGGCTTTATCGCGAGCAGCGGAGTCGAAGGATCTGCGGTCGGCTGGCTGGCCCACATCCCATACCGCAGATCCTTCGACTCGCTACGCTCGCTCAGAATGACACTCTTACTAAAAACATTGAAGACCGGCGATCGTCCTAAGCAAGTCGTATCGAGATGGATACACCCTTAGCGCAGCATCGCAGTCGTCGCTGCCGTCTCCGCAGACTTCAGGTAGTTTCCATAGCCGACGATCACAGTCGATCCGACGAGGAGCAGCAGTCCCAGGGTCACCAGCACCTTGGTCCTCATACTGGTTCCGCGCCACTCTCTTAGGGCCAGTCCCCACAGCGTGGCGAAGAT is a window of Edaphobacter sp. 12200R-103 DNA encoding:
- a CDS encoding fatty acid desaturase; translated protein: MGREHQEGRINWITAIAMTLFHVGAIAALFFFSWTNLAVAAIMYFFAINVGIGMAYHRLLTHRGYKTPKWVEYFLTTCGTMALEGGPIFWVATHRVHHQNSDHEGDPHTPHDGTWWAHAGWIISGRALHSETALLGRYAPDLTRDPVHVWLSKFHWLPLTIAGFLQIALGAALAAPGHRVVGAIGMVLWGTFLRVTLGLHATWLVNSATHLWGKRRFETRDDSRNNWWVAILTGGEGWHNNHHAHPVSARHGLAWYEFDINYYGIWLLEKIGLAKKVQIAKFDPADPKPAGM
- a CDS encoding helix-turn-helix transcriptional regulator, which codes for MARAATTTDVFNAIAEPRRREIIGVLVDGQARAVSDVVRIVQLPQPTVSKHLSVLRRVGVVTVVKRGQHRMYRLNAAELKPVHDWVKTFEKYWTHQISRIKERAEHKVAEAIGQARGTIQNPGTHEK
- a CDS encoding SRPBCC domain-containing protein, with the protein product MPVAEQQAIQTLEILKEEEIAAPIAVVFETLLEQLGPYNERPDKVPLPMKLEPWPGGRWFRDLGNDTGHWWGNVQAIKPPSLLEISGPLFMSYPAISNVQYRLSEEKGVTKLKFAHRASGWMPAETIEGVHLGWENIIAKVRERVHTRR
- a CDS encoding thioredoxin family protein, with protein sequence MQNAVVSRSEWLKVRKDFLAKEKSLTRQKDALNKERLSLPWVKVDKEYVFEGPQGNRTLADLFGSKDQLLIYHFMFGPEWEQGCQSCSMAADTMNANLVHLNARDIAFAAVSRAPLAKIEPFRKRMGWSFPWYSASTNEFNYDFGVSFTADQMAGKGYYNFGTGEHPSEEAPGVSAFYRNDAGEVFHTYSSYARGAEGLLAVYTLIDVTPKGRDEDALSYPMAWVRHHDRYEKPVEHSCCGGN